Proteins encoded by one window of Drosophila melanogaster chromosome X:
- the Tao gene encoding Tao, isoform H has translation MPSARPGSLKDPEIADLFNKHDPEKIFEDLREIGHGSFGAVYYARCNLTREIVAIKKMSYTGKQSQEKWQDILKEIRFLRQLNHPNTIEYKGCYLRESTAWLVMEYCVGSASDIIEVHKKPLHEDEIAAICLGVLSGLSYLHSLGRIHRDIKAGNILLTDNGVVKLADFGSAAIKCPANSFVGTPYWMAPEVILAMDEGQYDGKVDVWSLGITCIELAERKPPYFNMNAMSALYHIAQNESPTLPKNDWSDAFCSFVELCLKKMPAERPSSAKLLTHAYVTRPRSDTVLLELIARTKSAVRELDNLNYRKMKKILMVDTCETESAVGDTDDQQDDHAGGDSSKSNSITSEHSIHSVGVSAASSQSSSSNSIPAAAQNHHHIAAHHHQQAASAAVAAAMHHHHHPHQQPPPSWPSGQQGQPVPPGAVSRNSSRHRNRPPLPNIMHSMNNNVTPTNSASVVPAPAPAPVLPPPISVLPHLSAMGHVGGGGTGTGGSGGGSPASGGPLADRIQPVQPRYLTTPAAQAAVYAASSASSQQAISNAVNDHGPNNFATIRTTSIVTKQQKEHMQVRCRDSFINTPALAVDFCVRSLVGVSPGKSPGCSIDNPPPWAL, from the exons ATGCCTTCGGCACGACCTGGTAGTCTCAAGGATCCGGAAATAGCCGACCTATTCAACAAGCATGACCCGGAGAAAATCTTCGAGGACCTGCGCGAAATCGGCCATGGGTCTTTCGGCGCGGTCTATTATGCGCGATGCAACCTCACCAGGGAGATCGTGGCCATCAAAAAGATGTCGTACACCGGCAAGCAGAGCCAGGAGAAGTGGCAGGATATTCTCAAAGAGATACG CTTCCTTCGCCAATTGAACCACCCGAACACCATAGAATACAAGGGATGCTATTTGCGCGAATCAACCGCCTGGCTGGTGATGGAGTACTGCGTGGGCTCCGCCTCGGACATCATCGAGGTGCACAAGAAGCCGCTGCACGAGGACGAGATCGCCGCCATCTGTCTGGGCGTGCTCAGTGGGTTGAGCTATCTGCACTCGCTGGGCCGCATCCACCGTGACATCAAGGCGGGCAACATCCTGCTCACGGACAACGGCGTCGTCAAGCTGGCCGATTTCGGTAGCGCTGCCATCAAGTGTCCGGCCAACAGTTTTGTCGGCACGCCCTATTGGATGGCGCCCGAGGTGATCCTGGCCATGGACGAGGGCCAATACGACGGCAAGGTGGACGTGTGGTCGCTGGGCATCACctgcatcgaactggcagaGCGCAAGCCTCCCTACTTTAACATGAACGCCATGTCGGCGCTCTACCACATTGCGCAGAATGAGTCGCCGACTCTTCCG AAGAACGACTGGTCGGATGCGTTTTGCAGCTTTGTTGAACTGTGCCTCAAGAAGATGCCAGCAGAGCGACCCTCGTCGGCCAAGCTGTTGACCCACGCCTACGTGACCCGACCGCGTTCCGACACCGTGCTGCTGGAGCTGATCGCGCGCACCAAGTCAGCGGTGCGCGAGCTGGACAACCTCAATTACCGCAAGATGAAGAAGATACTCATGGTGGACACCTGCGAGACGGAGAGCGCCGTGGGCGACACCGACGACCAACAGGACGACCATGCCGGCGGCGACAGCAGCAAGAGCAATAGTATTACTTCGGAACACTCCATACACTCGGTGGGTGTATCGGCAGCCAGTAGTCAG AGCTCCTCATCCAATTCCATACCGGCTGCGGCACAGAATCATCACCATATCGCTgcgcaccaccaccagcaggcGGCTAGCGCCGCTGTGGCGGCGGCAAtgcaccaccatcaccatccaCACCAGCAGCCGCCGCCCAGCTGGCCAAGCGGCCAGCAAGGACAGCCGGTACCGCCTGGAGCCGTGTCCCGCAACTCGTCGCGCCATCGAAACCGGCCGCCGCTGCCAAACATAATGCACAGCATGAACAACAATGTGACGCCAACTAACTCGGCATCGGTGGTGCCGGCACCAGCGCCTGCTCCAGTACTCCCACCGCCTATTTCCGTGCTGCCGCATCTGAGTGCGATGGGCCACGTGGGCGGCGGGGGCACTGGGACCGGTGGCAGCGGTGGAGGGTCTCCAGCATCCGGTGGACCCCTGGCGGATCGCATCCAGCCCGTTCAGCCGCGCTATCTGACGACGCCCGCCGCCCAAGCGGCCGTGTATGCGGCCAGCTCCGCGTCCTCGCAACAGGCCATCTCCAATGCAGTCAACGATCACGGGCCCAACAACTTTGCCACCATACGGACCACCAGTATCGTGACCAAGCAGCAAAAGGAGCACATGCAGGTGCGTTGTCGCGATTCGTTTATCAATACTCCTGCCTTGGCCGTAGATTTCTGTGTGCGCTCTCTCGTTGGGGTGAGTCCAGGGAAGTCGCCTGGCTGCAGCATAGATAATCCACCTCCATGGGCACTATAA